One Corynebacterium efficiens YS-314 DNA segment encodes these proteins:
- a CDS encoding glutamate-cysteine ligase family protein, which produces MGESVSSDRYTPQQRTRYRQLLMEDLEIFDRHLQRSEFDDHGSIGLELELNLVDADMQPALRGAEVLRHLDGEFQSEIGNYNVELNHPPLSAKHDGLQRLQDGITNRLNRVHEAATTEGVNVAMIGTLPTITPEFLADPAWMTQENRYRALSNAVMESRGELVHINLADREHVNQSFHDIAPESTCTSMQLHLQLAPTRFAAAWNASQAIAGAQVALSANSPLFLGRRVWHESRIPVFKQAIDTRTSELVNQGVRPRVWFGERWITSVFDLFEENVRYFSPLIAEDRALAGTPMMKGKSPALHYLNLHNGTIWRWNRPIYAPGEERSHLRLENRLLPAGPTPADIVADAAFYYGVVKYLVEENRPVWSRLTFADAERNFQSGARSGLFARMTWPRLGQVNATDLIVEHLLPQAREGLRRLEVDDSIAEHYLGIIDERARTRQNGATWQLRTLNKLEGRRGLPDSETRRAALAGMLELYLRNQATGEPVHTWEIGS; this is translated from the coding sequence ATGGGCGAATCAGTTTCCTCCGACAGATACACTCCTCAGCAGCGCACACGCTACCGTCAGCTGCTGATGGAAGACCTGGAGATCTTCGACCGGCACCTGCAACGGTCCGAGTTCGATGATCACGGGTCCATCGGGCTTGAGTTGGAACTCAACCTGGTCGATGCAGACATGCAGCCCGCCCTGCGCGGTGCGGAGGTGCTGCGGCATCTCGACGGGGAATTCCAGTCGGAGATCGGCAACTACAATGTCGAACTCAACCACCCGCCGCTGTCGGCGAAACACGATGGGCTGCAGCGTCTGCAGGATGGCATCACCAACCGCCTGAACCGGGTGCATGAGGCCGCCACCACGGAGGGCGTCAATGTGGCCATGATCGGCACGTTGCCCACCATCACCCCGGAGTTCCTCGCCGATCCGGCATGGATGACGCAGGAGAACCGGTACCGGGCACTGAGCAATGCGGTGATGGAATCGCGCGGTGAACTGGTCCACATCAACCTCGCCGACCGGGAGCATGTCAACCAGTCCTTCCACGACATCGCCCCGGAATCCACGTGCACCTCCATGCAGCTGCATCTCCAGCTCGCACCCACCAGATTCGCCGCGGCGTGGAACGCCTCGCAGGCGATCGCCGGTGCCCAGGTGGCGTTGAGTGCGAACTCCCCGCTGTTCCTGGGGCGTCGGGTGTGGCATGAAAGCCGCATCCCGGTGTTCAAGCAGGCCATCGACACCCGCACCTCCGAGCTGGTCAACCAGGGGGTGCGTCCCCGGGTCTGGTTCGGGGAACGGTGGATCACCAGCGTCTTCGATCTGTTTGAGGAGAATGTCCGCTATTTCTCCCCGCTGATCGCCGAGGACCGGGCGCTGGCCGGCACGCCGATGATGAAGGGGAAATCCCCCGCCCTGCACTACCTCAACCTCCATAACGGAACGATCTGGCGGTGGAACCGTCCGATCTACGCCCCCGGCGAGGAACGGTCGCACCTGCGTCTGGAGAACCGTCTCCTACCCGCGGGCCCCACCCCGGCGGATATCGTCGCGGATGCCGCGTTCTACTACGGGGTGGTCAAGTACCTGGTGGAGGAGAACCGCCCGGTGTGGTCGCGGTTGACCTTCGCCGATGCGGAGCGGAACTTCCAGTCCGGGGCCCGTTCCGGGTTGTTCGCCCGGATGACCTGGCCCAGGCTGGGCCAGGTCAATGCCACCGACCTCATCGTGGAGCACCTCCTACCCCAGGCCCGGGAGGGACTGCGCCGTCTGGAGGTGGATGATTCCATCGCCGAGCACTACCTCGGGATCATCGATGAACGCGCCCGGACCCGCCAGAACGGCGCGACCTGGCAGCTGCGCACTCTCAATAAGCTGGAGGGACGGCGGGGACTGCCGGATTCGG